The nucleotide sequence TGACGGTGGAATCCGGTGAATTTGAGATCATCAAAAATTCACTGGCCAGCATGACGGATGACCGCCGCCTGCAGGCGATTTTCATCGCCTTCGCCTTCGGTTCCTTCATTGAAGGCACCGCCGGTTTCGGCACCCCTGTGGCCATCACCGCCGCCATGCTGGTGGGTCTTGGCTTTAATCCGCTTTACGCTGCTGGTATCTGTCTTATCGCCAACACCGCGCCCGTTGCCTTTGGCGCTATCGGCGTGCCGATCCTTGTGGCCGGCGCGGCCTCCGGTCTGCCCAACGCCAACGGTGAAGCCGTGCACCACATCAGCCAGATCGTGGGCCGCCAGCTTCCTTTCCTGTCCATAATCGTGCCTTGCTGGGTTTCCGTCACCATGTGCGGTTTCAAGCGTTCCCTTGAGGTGCTGCCCGCCCTGGTGGTTGCTGGCGTGTGCTTTGCCGGTACCCAGTTCTGGACTTCTAACCACCTTGGACCTTACCTGCCGGACATTTTGTCCGCCATGGTGACCATTATTGGTCTTATCCTTCTGCTGCGCGTCTGGAAGCCCAAGAACATCTTCCACTTCCCCGACGAAAAAGTGTCGGAAGGTCCAGTTAAGTCCAACTATCCCGGTGGTCAAGTTATTCGCGCCTGGATGCCTTACATCATTCTTGCCGCTCTTGTTACCGTTTGGGGCCTGCCTGACTTCAAGGCCGCGATGAAGCCTTTTGAAGGCTGGGCGCTGAACATTCCGTGGCCCGGTTTGCATGGCGCCATCGAAAAAATGCCCCCGCTCGTCAAGGCGGCCTCGGTATATGCGGCTACGTATAGCTTCAACTTCATCACCTCGGGCGGCACGGCCATCTTCATTGCTGGCGTTATTTCCGCCTTTGTGATGCCCGGGTATAACATCGGCCGCGGTTTTGCGTGCTTTGTGCGCACCATATTCCAGCTGCGTTACCCCATCGCGACCATCGCCATGATTCTGGGCCTGGCCGAAATCATGAACGCCTCCGGCATGAGCGGTACGTTGGGTCTGGCCTTTACCATGACCGGCGCCCTGTACCCCTTCTTTGCTCCTCTGCTGGGCTGGTTGGGCGTGTTCCTGACCGGTTCGGACACTTCGTCCAACGCCCTGTTCGCCAACCTGCAGGCCACAACGGCCAACCAGGTGGGCGTGGACCCCTACCTGACCGTCGCCTCCAACTCTTCCGGCGGCGTTACGGGCAAGATGATTTCGCCCCAGTCCATCTCTGTGGCGACTTCGGCTACCGGTATGGTAGGCCAGGAAGGCAACCTCTTCCGCTTCACGGTCTTCCATTCTCTGGCCATGACCTTGGTTGTCTGCATTATCACCTTGCTTCAGGCGTACCCGCTTAAGTGGATGCTGCCGTAAACGTGGTTTACCTTCCGTAATGCGACGCCGCCCCGCAAGGGGCGGCGTTTTTGCGTTTTTGCGGCGTATGCAGGGATAGGGCCCCGCGTCAAAACCGGTCTCTCGCAAGGCCTTGCCGGGCAAGCATTTTGGCCAGTCTTGCCAGCCGGGCTTGCGTGCTTTATGGTGCGCTGCAATGCTTGGAGGAGTAAATGGATTCGCAGCAGGTCTCTTTTTCTACTATCATCAAATCGCTGGGCCTTGTGTTTGGCGATATCGGCACAAGCCCCATCTACACGCTGGCCGTCATATTTTTACTCACAGAACGCACGGAGGCCCATTTTATCGGCATTTTGTCGCTGATAATCTGGACCTTGCTGCTGCTTGTGACGGTGGGCTACGCGTGGCTCGCCATGAGCCTGAGCAAGGGCGGCGAGGGTGGAACCATTGTGCTGCTTTCCATTTTGCGGCCGCTGCTCAAATCGTCCAAAAAGCTCGGCGTTGCTTCGGTGCTGGCCTTTGTGGGCGTTTCGCTGCTCATCGGCGACGGGGTCATCACACCCGCCATTTCCATTCTCTCCGCCGTGGAAGGCCTGACCCTTGTGCCCGGACTGGAAGATACGTCCAAGGGCGTTATTGTGGGGCTGGCTCTGGCAATTACTGTAGTGCTGTTTGCCGTGCAGCGTAGGGGCAGCGGTGCTGTCTCCGTTGTTTTTGGACCTGTCATGGCCCTGTGGTTCGTGGTGCTGGCTTTTTCTGGCGGGGTCTCCATTGTGCAGACTCCGCAGGTGATCAAGGCCCTGAACCCCTGGTACGCCATTGATTTTATGATCCACAACGGTCTGGTGAGCTTTTTTGTGCTTTCAGAGGTCATACTGTGCGCAACCGGCGGCGAGGCTCTGTATGCGGATATGGGCCACATGGGGCGCAAGCCCATCATTGCCGCCTGGGGCATTGTGCTTTTGGCCCTGATTGCCAGCTACATGGGGCAGACTTCGTTTCTGATTCGCAACCCCGGCGCGGAAAACGTGCTGTTTGAAATGATCAACAGCCAGGCGCACTATCTCTACGTCCCCTTTCTTGCGCTCAGCCTGATGGCGACAGTCATTGCCTCTCAGGCGCTCATCAGCGGGCTGTTTTCTATCATGTATCAGAGCATGGCCACCCATATCATGCCGCTGTTTAAGGTCGATTACACCTCCAAGGAGCTGCATTCGCAGATCTACATCAATTCGGTGAACTGGGGCCTGTTTATCGCGGTGGTGCTTGTGATCTGCGGCTTTGGCGAATCGCACAAGCTGGCTGCCGCCTATGGTCTGGCGGTTACGGGCACTATGACCATCACCGGTATTTTTATGGTGTGGATATTCCACCTGCAGGGCAGAAACTTTAAAGCCGTGATTGCGGCCTTTGTCTGCGCTCTTGATTTTGTCTATCTGCTGGCGAACTTCTATAAGTTCCCGCACGGCGGCTACTGGTCCATACTTATTTCGCTTATCCCGCTTTCGGTTATCCTTGTGTACACGCAGGGGCAGAAGGCCGCCTACCAGCGCATGCGCCCCATGGGCAAAGAGCAGTTTTTAAAGAAATTTGCCGAAGAAAAAGCCCAGGGACACACCATACGGGGCACTGCTATCTTTTTTTTGCGCAATCTGGACAAGGTTTCGCCCTACATTGTCAAAACCATGTTCAGCAACGGCATCATTTATGAGCAAAACATCATGCTGTGCATGGCGCGTACCTATGAACCCACGGGCGTGATCTGGCGCTTTGCCGAAGACCCGGCGGAAGGTATCCGCGTTTTTGAAGTTTCCGCTGGCTATATGGAAGTTGTGGACATCGACCACATCATGTCCGAGGCGGGCATAAAGCCGCGAGTCATCTTTTACGGCGTGGAGGACATCCTCACCAGCTCCCCGCTGTGGCGTATTTACGCCCTGATCAAAAAGCTGGCCCCGTCGTTTGTGCAGTTTTACAAAATGCCGGTGCACGCCGTACACGGGGTCATCAGCAGAATTGACATGTAAGGCCGCCGCCGTGCTGGGCAAAAGGAGGCCCCGGGATGTACAATTACGCGCGCTTTGTCCGCCTGTTGCTGCTGTGCCTGACGGCTGGACTCTGGCTTGGGGGCTGTGCCCAGCAGCAACGGCAGCCTCTCTCGTTTGACGACCAGCAGGCGCTGGCTGCCAACAGGCAGTGCAGGGCCGAAGCCACGCAGATGAACAACGAGTGGCGCGGCGACACCAGTTATTTTCCCTGGCGATCCTATTACAATATGTGCATGCGGCGGTTTGAGATAAGCGATGAACAGATGCGCAGACTCCGGCTGCCGTAAACGGCCGCGCCGTGCACGGCGGCTGGCAAATTGCCCGACGAGGCATGACGCTATCGGCTAGCGGTCAACCGGGCGTCTCTGGCGGCGCTACAAGGCCTTTTTTAAATTTTACGGCTTCGTAGTAGTCGTTGCGGGAGATGACGCCGGGAAGGCCGTTTCTGCTCCAAATTTGCCAATGTCTTGAAACGGGCAGGTACTGCTGCGCATATAAAAAAAGGGTGACTTTTCAGTCACCCTTTTTTTGCATTCGCTGATTATTCGTCCCCGACTTTGAGCGCCGCCAAAAACGCTTCCTGCGGCAACTCGACGTTGCCCATGCGCTTCATGCGTTTTTTGCCTTCCTTCTGCTTTTCCAGCAGTTTGCGCTTACGGGTGATGTCGCCGCCGTAGCACTTGGCCGTGACGTCCTTGCGGAAGGCCGAGACGGTCTCGCGGGCGATGATCTTTTGCCCGATGGCCGCCTGAATGGCCACCTGGAACAGCTGGCGCGGGATGCTGCGCTTGAGCTTGAGCGCCAGCCCGCGCCCGTAGGTGTAGGCGCGGTCGCGGTGCACAATGACCGCCAGGGCGTCAACGGTTTCGCCGTTGAGCA is from Desulfovibrio desulfuricans and encodes:
- a CDS encoding L-lactate permease; translated protein: MVWTQVYDPLEKMLGSSGYLLSALVAAIPLYILFYMLAVKRAAGHKAAFCGTLAAVLLAIVAWHMPVGLAVNATVKGAAFGLFPIVWIIITAVWIYNMTVESGEFEIIKNSLASMTDDRRLQAIFIAFAFGSFIEGTAGFGTPVAITAAMLVGLGFNPLYAAGICLIANTAPVAFGAIGVPILVAGAASGLPNANGEAVHHISQIVGRQLPFLSIIVPCWVSVTMCGFKRSLEVLPALVVAGVCFAGTQFWTSNHLGPYLPDILSAMVTIIGLILLLRVWKPKNIFHFPDEKVSEGPVKSNYPGGQVIRAWMPYIILAALVTVWGLPDFKAAMKPFEGWALNIPWPGLHGAIEKMPPLVKAASVYAATYSFNFITSGGTAIFIAGVISAFVMPGYNIGRGFACFVRTIFQLRYPIATIAMILGLAEIMNASGMSGTLGLAFTMTGALYPFFAPLLGWLGVFLTGSDTSSNALFANLQATTANQVGVDPYLTVASNSSGGVTGKMISPQSISVATSATGMVGQEGNLFRFTVFHSLAMTLVVCIITLLQAYPLKWMLP
- a CDS encoding KUP/HAK/KT family potassium transporter, which codes for MDSQQVSFSTIIKSLGLVFGDIGTSPIYTLAVIFLLTERTEAHFIGILSLIIWTLLLLVTVGYAWLAMSLSKGGEGGTIVLLSILRPLLKSSKKLGVASVLAFVGVSLLIGDGVITPAISILSAVEGLTLVPGLEDTSKGVIVGLALAITVVLFAVQRRGSGAVSVVFGPVMALWFVVLAFSGGVSIVQTPQVIKALNPWYAIDFMIHNGLVSFFVLSEVILCATGGEALYADMGHMGRKPIIAAWGIVLLALIASYMGQTSFLIRNPGAENVLFEMINSQAHYLYVPFLALSLMATVIASQALISGLFSIMYQSMATHIMPLFKVDYTSKELHSQIYINSVNWGLFIAVVLVICGFGESHKLAAAYGLAVTGTMTITGIFMVWIFHLQGRNFKAVIAAFVCALDFVYLLANFYKFPHGGYWSILISLIPLSVILVYTQGQKAAYQRMRPMGKEQFLKKFAEEKAQGHTIRGTAIFFLRNLDKVSPYIVKTMFSNGIIYEQNIMLCMARTYEPTGVIWRFAEDPAEGIRVFEVSAGYMEVVDIDHIMSEAGIKPRVIFYGVEDILTSSPLWRIYALIKKLAPSFVQFYKMPVHAVHGVISRIDM